The Myripristis murdjan chromosome 8, fMyrMur1.1, whole genome shotgun sequence genomic sequence TTTAAGAGTAATACATTTAAGAGGATCGTCTTTACTTACAAACTCAAAAAAGCTGTGATCAAATTTATCATCACTGCTAGGAACTATTTATAAGCTACGGTTTTCCTCCGGTATGTAATTGCTATGCTCACAATGTTAGTTGCTGGAAAATAGTGCCCATTCATAAACTCTTCAGTGCAGGTGTGTGGTTTGGTTAGTGGGTTTAAATTCACCCTGTCACCCCTCCTGTCGAGCAGCTAAAGcgtaaaaaaagaggaaatatttcttgtggagcagctggaggatggaggagcAGGCAGGGCTGCAGgctgtgaaggaggaggaggaggaggaggaggacctgagtgaggagctggagaagaggaggaagaccCCAGCGGAGGACGAGGAGGCACAGgcagaggatgatgaagatgaagatgctCTGCCTCACTCGGAGATCTTGGACATTTTCGAGGAGGGACTCGCTCGGCTGGTGCAGGACCCTCTGCTCTGCGACCTGCCCATTCAGGTCGGTCTCTTGTGCACAAGTTTTGACTGATATAGGACGCAGATACCACCTTTTCTTAATATGAGCTATTTCCACCTTGATGAGCTCTTAATTAAAAGTCACCTCTTCATTAACCTCTATCTACTGAGTGTGACTTTATATTGAGATGTACAGCCACTTAAACTCCTTTTTCAGCACCGACACCAAGTGTGAAACTTTCCCAAGCACCAATACAATCCATTATTTTCACTCAGCCGTGTAGGCTTGCACCATAAATTTGGAGttaatgcacagaaaaaaaaaaaaaacatattatatTCTCCTTTATTCCCATTTGAAAATGCAGGATTTTGCTCCATTTTGGGATTCTGacagtttggttttatttctgacatgttCCTCAGGGCAGCTCGTGTCGGACATCAGCCATCAGTAAAACCTCTGATGTCGATATTCAGCACAATATATTGTCATATCGTTACGTAGGTGTGAACATGCctgatattaatatctcaagaAGCAACAATATGgatgatatcaaatttagggttagggttagttgaAGATGGTGATCAGTGTactctgaccaaaaaaaaaaaaaaaattgtgaactAACTGTCTTTACTCAGCCTCCAGATGTTACTTCACCTCACTGAGGACCTCAAAATTTACCCGCCTGGAACAATACGGGTCAAATGAATCATAACTCAACACAaaatttttcttttcaaggTGACCCTGGAGGAGGTGAACTCTCAGATTGCGCTGGAGTACGGCCAGGCCATGACCGTCCGGGTTTTAAAGGCGGACGGCGAGGTGATGCGTGAGTGTTcaggttgttttctgtctcGTTTAGTGCCGAGCAATacaacacagcagctgaacgtcaaatacaacaaaaacactacATACTGACATTGCTGTTACagtcactatatatatattttctgtgcAATGTTCCTCCCTAAGCCATCGTGGTGGTGCAAAATGCCACCACACTGGATCTGAAGAAGGCCATTTGCAGGTTCATGGAGCTGAAACAGCAGCGTGAGGGCGGGGTGAAACACATTagctggtaaacacacacacatacacacacaccaaaaaatgtCAGATATAAGGATTTAAATGACCCAGAAAAGCATTATTTGCATTGCCACTCATTTGCTGCAGTCACTTCTCACTTCCAGGAGGTACGTTTGGAGAACCTATCATTTGGTATTCCAAGGGGAAAAGCTTGAAGACGACAAAATGCGCCTGAAAGAGTAAGTCTGTAAAAATTTCTCCCCAGTGTTGTGTGACTGAGAAAGCCACGCCTGATTATTACTCTTTTGTATTTCCAGCTACGGGATCAGGAACAGAGATGAAGTAAcgttcatgaagagactcaggaaaAAGTGAAATGGCACGGAAATCGTCTCTAATGTCAGAAGAATCACAGAAACTTACGCAGCTGCTCCCTTTATCTCAGATTCATGTTGCAAGAGGCAAATCATTCATGATAACAGTACTTGTTGTAAGTGCTGTCATCAGCTTTTCATATGCACCTTCACAGCTTGTCATAAATATCTATACATACATCATTAATGCCATAAATTACAAATACAGGTTTACATAGTAGGTGCAAGGTGTAAATAATAAATGTCTCAACAGTGACCAAAAAAATAGCTGACATTTTTAGTACACCTTTATTCCTCAAAGAGGCcatgtgtaaataaaataaagtggaaTACCGGGTTCAAACCCTCTTTTTTACTTGCTGTGGTTTGTATAGTTGTATGtaaatgttaataaataataaaaagtgttGCATTTTTCCATGGCTGTGTTTCAAGAACTTGTGTGGAAAACATCGTCCATGTAAGACAGTTGTGAATGAAGTGAAGATTTCTTTTAAGCAAAGTCTTTGTATTGCAGATGTTCACagtacacacaacacaaacagacctgcaccGTTAACATAAAGTCATGTTACACACTCCCCTCAGGGCAGGAACACATACAACACCAGACAGTGAAACGGAGCAACAGGGGAAGTgaggatttgaatatttttttgctCCTGGTGGCAGGGTAAACAGATTGGCATTGTTTGTTAGAGTTATTATAACCTCTGCATGATACCGAGTGAAGCTGAGGGCGGCTGAAGAGACGAGGTaaagtgcacattttttttcctaacagttaaaaacaaacaggttgAAAAGTGGTTCATGAAATTTGACAGTTTGTAACTTCTCACTTTGACTTGGGTTCATGTTTATGAGTATTACACAGATTATTAGATAGGTGTTGCGTCTAGAACTGATCCCAGCCCGTTCTCTGGTATGAATACTGCATATGGGGAAAACTTTGTGTCTCGGCTTTGTGGTGCAAAATTGAAAACGATGGATTGAGTGTTTACAATATGATCCTGTATATGTTAAGAGAAATAGCAGTGCCTGTCTCAACTTGGAAGCACACAAGGCGTATTTCAAACCTGACAAAGTGAAGCACCATACAGAAGTTTCTAATCGAATGTAGCACAGTGTTCAATGCACGGATGCAAATGGTTTCttaatgtttaatattttgGAGATCTACAGCAACAAAATTAACCACCACCTGTTTGCCAGAattcttattttgttgtattcatCTGTAAATTGCAATTTACAGAGCAACTTGTGATATTAGAGCTAAAGCAGAGGACAACAGCATGAGATTATGGCGTACACAATATTAAATAGTCTTATTACATCATTTTAGTCTGGCATCCTTGCTGATTCCTGTTATTACTGAAAACAAATACGTATACGGTACAAATGAGTGTGAGGACTCAGTACTTGAAGATTTGGGAATTAGACAAAATTTACCAAAAACAATAGTTTCACCCAAATTTACActaaatactgtatataattACAAGTGTTTGTCTTTACactatttggaaaaaaagatcTTAATGGGACCAGTCAAGAGAAAGCTGAGAGCTGCGTACATCCTGCAGCTCCCATGTAAattttgtgctcattttcagcTCATTGTTGAAGTCTGGGACTTGATTTCAACATGCCAGCAAGTTTGATAccaaaatctaaataaatgagGAAAATGTAGGCAATCACGTTGCTCGTAATACCCGATACTGTGAAAACACCACTGTGACACAATGTAATCCTCTGAAACTTTGGGgatagaaacagagaaagaatggtgataaaaaataaattacggTACTTAAACTGCATAGATTATATTAAGTTATcctagttttcttttcttttcttttctttttttttttttttttaaatggtcatTATTTTGAGAGGAAATTACCACATAAATAGGTGTGGTCATGCAAATTattaggtaacactttacaacaagagttagttaatgccataataaacattaagtaacaggtaataaacattaagtaacagttaactaactgttaactaatgtgtctaagaatcatgtactaatgctgttcatgctaaggtattaatttatatgttatttaaggcttattgtagatattattaatattactaaatgccataataatcattaactaacagttaattaactattacggcattaactaacgttaactaacattaattgttgcacttattgtaaagtgttaccaattatTATGACAGCAACATCTTGTGGTAACTAGCACTATGTAAGAAGTGCTGCTCAAACAGCTTTATTTGcaacattttctatttcagcAAGATCCACTGAATCTAGTTTAGTTGATGTGCAAGTCATTCTATAGCTCTCATCCAGTATGTTGAATATATTGCATCTGTTCCCAACAAGATAAATGACTGCATGTTTGCATGATAAACATTCTTCTCACAGTCTTTCATTTTATGACCAAAGAAGCATAACCATCACACAGTGTCTGGTAAATTCATTATTCAAGTCATTAGGAAAGAAAGTAACGAGGCGGTGTAATTTTCCATGTCCTTCCTCTTTTCAGGACCCACCATGACGAGCTTCTCTGAGGCCTCCGTGGACATTAATGATGTTTCATCCACGAGGGAGCAGCTTCAGCAACGGAGGAAAATGCTGATCTTAATTCAGGAGTTCAAGAGTCGCATTAAAACTTCAAACCAAGGTAGTTTGAAAAAGTTTCAGtttaaaaattacatatttgaaAGGTATTTAGGTGGAAAAAGCCGCTGTGGTTTTAGTATTGCTTGCATGAAGATATTGGTTACTATACAACAACGAGCTTAGACAATTCAATCATGCTTTTAGCAACTTCATGATGTGAAGCAATAAATATAGAGTGATCtatttaaaacacaaagaggCTTCAAGTGTGTGTTTACCCATGTAGACGTGACAGAAAACCTCTCAGATTGTACCTCCATTCATTTGGAGCCCAATCGACCTTttgcacagcagccattttgacatgaaatagcagggtaaacacaggggGGTATTAATCACATTAATTAAGctccttttttccatttacatgtaCCAGAGTCTCTCCAGTGAGCCACTGTACACCATATAAGGGCCGTGGCTCTGTTACACCTTAATGAAACTAGGGGTAGGCAatatattgaatttttttttttttttatcaatataAAACTAGATACGACTCAGGGTTTTGGATATTATAACATTGTGATAGAGCATACATGTTGCCTTTCCCTGGCTTTACAGGCTGCATTAAAAGGGAAGCAATTTTCTGAACATCTACCTGCTTTTGGTCATCAAATCCACATTACCAGTCggtgtttatcaaaaatctcattgtgtaaatattcaATGAAAACACCAGCAACATCATAACAATGACGATACTGAGgtaattgatgaaaaatgttatgATATTTCGTTTTGTCCACATTGTCCTTctctaaatggaacagaaacttCATTAATTCCATTagtgacacctgtgtttaccctgctatttcctgtcaaaatggctgcggTGTAAAAACAAAGGTGTCTGTCCCTGTTCTCTCTTCGTCTGCGTGCAGAGCGGGTCTCAGGCCAGCAAGAGATTGATCGCATCGATGAAGAACTGAACAAACTGTCGGACAAGAAGGTGGAACCCCAGTGCTGCCAGGACGACGGGAAAGGTGCAGCCATATTCACTGCAACAAATTAAAAGCCTCTCGGGCTCCAGCTGCATTTTGACCAGtttatttcttctttccttgttttttgtcCAGGGGAAGATATTATCATCCAGCCCATTACCCATTCACCCAGTGTGAAGGTTGTAACTCCTGACTCTGTTATTGAATTTGTTGACGGTCCACCCAAAATACCAGGTGAGCCTAGTTATGAATTCACTGATCTACAAATCTGCTCACTTTGACTGTTGAATTTAATTTGGTTGCCATGTCTTGAACACATTACTGTGCCTTACGGTATTACGGGCACACCTTGCACTTTCATTCAGTATTGATGGTAgatgatagatttttttttgtttgtttgtttttgttttgttttttagagaTGTAGTTTCTGTAATATATCTGTCATAAATATCACttaaacacttaaataaatTGCAGGACTTGCATTGGGCctactgtatttttgtttttgtttttttgtttgtttgtttttttttcactataaCACTTGCTGTTTCTATGGTGTCCATAAGGTTGTCAAAGCCTTTTTtcaatttgattattttaactaatataaaatttaaaattctgTATTTTCCCTCTGTACAGTTGATAACTAGAATGATGAAGCAATTAAGAtcttttaaattttcttttatgctttaagaaataataataattcattatAGATGAATGGGATGGCAATAACGGGGACCAGTACTTGATTCTGCTTGTCCTTCTTTTACAGCTCCCACAGTGATTCTGAACATAGAAAATCTTCCAGTTTATCCGTCCAAAACGCAGTGCCCTGACTGTCAGCAGTTCGTCACCACAGAGGTTTTTTCCACCGTCAGCAGCTTGACTTGGCTTGTATGCTTCATGACAGCTATAATTGGGTATGAAACCCCTCCCACCATGGCATAGACTTAACAAGAACTAAAATTTGCATGGGAATATTATCATAGCTTGTTGGACCTGTTTGTATTTGGTTAGAAAATATTCAgctctcagttttgtttttatgactttgagcgtgtcttgtttctttttcacagCTGTGCGGCCGGTTGTTGCCTCATTCCTTTCTGCATGGACAATTGCAAAAATATCACACACAGATGTCCAAAGTGTCGAAGTACAATCCACACCATTAAAAAGCTCTAGGAGTAAAGCGGGTGGTGAGCACTTTGACTGCCAAAGGAGATCAGAGTGATAGAGACTGAGATGTTTCATTCATTGTCCTAATGGCTGAGTCGTATTGGAGCATATCACTCCTTTGTGGAGCCATATTGTATATAAACTGTAAGATGTTCTTATGCTCTCACTCTGGCCTTATGCAGTATGCTGTGATGGTCGATAAGGTGATTAAGGAGCAATATTTAATGTTAGCAACCAAACTATTTCTCTGGTAGCACTTTGATGTAAAAGAATAACTAAACTTTAAACCAAAATCTCTTGGAAGCCTGACCTCTtctggtgaaaagtagggtgccttGTCTTTGTTGGCAGGTGATGGCAGCACATATTGTaagggtggtgacatcacctgcctgagatttgggtttggggttcagttACTCTTTAACTCTTTGGAGCATGGATAATGTTGTGTGGACTTGCACATGTAGCTACAGTATGTGAGAAAAGCTTTTTCCTCATCAACATTGCTGCAAATATGCAGTGCAATATAGCACTTGCAATCTGTTGGTTAATAGAAACAATGTAAACTATTAATCTGATGTTCACTACATGAAATGCAtggagtagatttttttttctgtgtacaaAATATCCAAagtaaagtgttaccatgtagtatttgtttttattcaccAGCACTAAAGGCTAAATGACATGATGGGTCGCAAGCCCCAAATAGTCTTGGCATTTACAAAATAACTCAGATATGCTACATTTgtataaaaaggtaaaatatatacacaatGTGCAAAACATATAGCATACTAACTATGCATTCAAAACTTTTCCAAAGGCTTGAAGGTAATACTAGTatagtaaaacaaaatatttctgattccaGCACACAATCCCTTTCAAAGGGTGGCATATTTTGGATTGCCAAATGAGACGCTAATGCTCTGACAGAAATACATCACTACCACCACATGTAGTAATGGGGAGTGAGTggatttatatataaaaattgtttttttttttttttttctcagcatccCCGTAATTGACTAGAAGTAATATTTATGTACAGTTTGCATATAATCCAATTACAGTAGCAACTGCATTTCCATATAAGTGCTCTTGACAGTTCCTCTTTTGTTTCCTAAAAGGAGGATGTCAGTGAGGGTGTCAATAATTACAGACTGTCAAtcaatattttcatatatttccATACACTTTTTTAGACTTTTATCTCCACAGTGCAGTCACCCTGCAATAGTTGCTTTCTAGGAATTATTCTGCTGTCTTGGTGCGCCATTGTTCTTGGCATATTTTGTGTGacacttttttgtttctaacacttgtgttgtttttgccaGTTATCCCTTTTTCCGGTCAGAGTCTTCTTTTGCAAAAATCAGCATGGAAATTGGAACTATAAGTTAGCCCATTTATAACCATACTGTGTGTATACTTTATTTATGTTCTGGTGTTTGCTCAAGTCAGCTCTTAGTTTTTGGCCAGCAGATGTCACTACTGAACTTGTGAACGCAAGCTGGACTTTTCAAACAACCAAGGAGAGGTTGGCCTTTCTGATTGGACGCTTATGTTTTGGCAAGTGGTGTGTCTATTGTTACACTGAAACACATGTTACACATGATCTGGTAAGGTCTGGCATGGTCTGCCATGGCTGCACTTTATGAATGGACCAGTCAACTAAAATCAAGCTGTGTGCTCACCTTATTTGAGAAACAAAGACATTATAACCAACACTGCTATGACTGAAAAGGAGCaccatgattaaaaaaaaaaataaaataaagaatgtaCACAACAGACTCTGGTCACTTAACCATCACACTTGCACCATCAAGATACTAGTGTATGGAAAGGTGTATAAGCATCTTGCAGAATCATTCACTGGATTCTTTTCTGGcagtttatcaaaaaaaaaaaaaaaaaaaaaatgtcgagTGTAGAGATGGAGTTGAAATA encodes the following:
- the snrnp25 gene encoding U11/U12 small nuclear ribonucleoprotein 25 kDa protein isoform X1; translated protein: MEEQAGLQAVKEEEEEEEDLSEELEKRRKTPAEDEEAQAEDDEDEDALPHSEILDIFEEGLARLVQDPLLCDLPIQVTLEEVNSQIALEYGQAMTVRVLKADGEVMPIVVVQNATTLDLKKAICRFMELKQQREGGVKHISWRYVWRTYHLVFQGEKLEDDKMRLKDYGIRNRDEVTFMKRLRKK
- the snrnp25 gene encoding U11/U12 small nuclear ribonucleoprotein 25 kDa protein isoform X2 codes for the protein MEEQAGLQAVKEEEEEEEDLSEELEKRRKTPAEDEEAQAEDDEDEDALPHSEILDIFEEGLARLVQDPLLCDLPIQVTLEEVNSQIALEYGQAMTVRVLKADGEVMPIVVVQNATTLDLKKAICRFMELKQQREGGVKHISCHFSLPGGTFGEPIIWYSKGKSLKTTKCA